The DNA window TTGATAACAAATTCTGGGCAAGAGATGAGGCCGAGCAGAATGTTCTCTATGGCTATCCTCGCGTCGAAAATGTGGAAAACGAGCTGGCTAAAATCAGGCAGCAATTCAGCCCACAGGTAGTTATGGTCATGCCGGATAACTGTGTGAATAAACAGCAACAAGCGGCGCTGGCGGCTAAACGCTCGAAAGAGGATCGGAAACTGCAGCAATGGGTAGCGCAGCAAAGCCTCGCTGAATTGTGTCGTCGCACCGGTAATTGTTGAACCACTTCCCGAAAGAAGAGTGAATATACCCGTCGTCAATGAAACTGCAGCGATGTTGGCTACGCTCGTTCGCCCTAGTCACATAGCTGTCTATGCTCCTAGGGACTCACTCCCTTGCCGCCTAGCTGCAACTTCATTGAACTTGGGTATATACCAGTAACGTCTTCGGGCCGGGCTTCAGATGGCTATCCCACTGAGTAATTTCTCCGGGCGACACCGGGGTTTCACAGATAAGGAAATCATGTTTTCGCAAAATCGGGGTAGATACTGCGGCTTTTGGCAAGCTGGCCTGGCTGGTCCCATTTTATCTGTGGTGGCGGGCTAAAACGCTTGGGCAGAAACCCACGTATTTCTGGGCCTGGTTGGTGATGTTGGTACTGATCATTCTGACCTGATGTTAATTAACATCTGACAAGAATATATCAAGAGATACATAGGCTTATTACAAATAATGCAGATTGCAAAAAATTCAATTTACTGATTTAAGGACAGAATTATGCGTCTACCTCTCGCAGTGCTGATGGTGTCAAGTCTGGTGTCAGCAACAACCGCTCAGGCTATACCGAATATGTGGACCAGTGGTTTTGGTCAGGGTGTAACAGAATACCTGATCACCAATTCGGAAAATGTCGTTTTTAATCTTAACTGCACTATGAACCCGGATGAGCAGAATACCTTACAGCATAATGTACTCATCGACTTGTCTGACGGTACTCGCGTGGATTCACGCGATGATAAAACTGCAATAACGGTTGTGACCGATGACCAACAGTTTCCGTTACCCTCTTCGCTGGGTTGGCGAAATGGGGATAACGCCTGGATCCAGTTTATTGATGCCCTTGGTCACGCCGCAACGTTCGATGTTTATGTAAATGATAAAAAAGTAGGGAGCTTTACTCCCGGTATTAAGAATACGAAAAAAGAGCTGGATGACCTTAGCGAGTGCAGGAATACCGCTGGTTAACTTTCTTTATCAGCAACCAATCGATCATCTTACGGGCCATGCCTCCTTCGGGAAGCATGGCCTTTCGTTTTTAATCTGCGAATAAGGACTTTGTAGTGTTACGCCAGCCAAACCTCGCGTGAGCCGTCATCATAAGTACTCACTGACTTTTCTGACCCTTCTCCAACGTACAGGCCCCTCGGTTTTTCCGGTGGGGGCTGTTTTGTTATTTATTTCATTCAGATGGATATTTTTCATGAATACACATTCTACCCCGCCTACGGCCTCCTCTCAGACAAACACACTGACCGCCACTGCTGTGCCAAACCGCCAGCGCCTCCGTTTCTGGCCACAGCACTTTGGCAACATACCGCAATGGCTCATTCTGGAGCCGCACGTCTTTGGCTGGATGGATCGCCTGTGTACTGATTACAACGGGGGCTCCTGGCACTTTTATACGCTGAGCAATGGGGGAGCCTTTATGGCACCAGAAAGCGATGAGCGGTGGTCACTGTTTAACGGTATGAATGGTAACGGCGCCGAGATGAGTGCTGAGGCCGCAGGGATCACCGCCTGCCTGATGGCCTTCAGCCACCACGCTTGCCGCACTGAGAGCGAAGCGATGAGCGACCATTTCTATCGCCTGCGGGAATACGCGTTGCACCATCCCGACAGCCGCGCCATTTTCTCCCTGATTGACTGAGCAACAAGGTACTCTCAACATGAAGATAACGTTATCCCCAACTGCGGCTGAAATGTCACCTGGCGAACAACGTACCATCCGACGCGCCCTGAACCTGCTGGCAAAACAGTTGCGGGAGCCCGGAGTGGCGTTCACCTCCACCAGCGTGACCCGCGACTGGTTGCGCCTGCATCTGACCGGGCTGGAACGTGAAATATTCGTCGTGCTGTGGCTCGACAATCAAAACCGTCTGCTAGCTCAGGAGACGCTGTTTACCGGCACCATCAACAGTACCACCGTTCACCCCCGTGAGTTGGTGAAGTCTGCCATGAAGCACAATGCGGCGAGTGCCGTACTGGCGCACAATCATCCGTCCCAGTTGGCCGAGCCCAGTCAGGCTGATCGACAAATCACCGACAGGATAAAGACGGCCCTGGAATTGGTTGATGTGAGAGTGGTGGATCACCTGGTTGTGGGGGGGCTCGATATCGTGTCATTTGCCGAACGTGGCTGGCTGTGATGAGGACAAAATGATCACCACTACACCGCTTTTACGTTTTGGTCTGCAATGCAGTTCGGCCCATATCAGCGAGGACGACAATACGGTGCTGTACCGGATCTCCCACTGTCAGGATGAATTCAGCGACGGTGAATGGATCTCGTTTTCGGGCACCGGCTATCTGCTGAGATTGGATGCGTGGACCCACCCGGTATTGCAACTCAAACGGCTGGGACTTTCCAAAACCTGTCGCCGGTTGGTCACCACGCTGATGAAACGCCATCAACTGAGTTACCTGCATATTGATGCCCTGGGTGAGGTGTTGCCCGGCTTTACCACCTTCGACTGGTAATACCCTCCAAGTTTCGCCTTCGCATTATCTCTTTCATTTCAAAGGACACTTTCTCATGAACACGAGCCTATCGCCCGTGCCTGGCGTATTCCATTTTCTCCAGCACAACAACGTGACATCGCAAGACTGGCAAGCCTTATGCCAGGCGATTACCGCCGCTTACCAGCAACTGTGTCAACACCCCGACACGCTGGGTTTAACCACCACGCCGGTTATCTGTGAATACACTGGCAACCGCCTGTATAGATTCGACGACAGCCTGATGGGATTGGGCATGATCGACTTTAACGGTGAGCGGGCTACCCATCAGGCAGGCGATCCGTTCATTCTCTACCAGCGCCAGACACCCTATACCCTGATCCGCTGCGATACGCGAGGCTATCCCTACCAGTGGCTGGTCATGGCTGCACTGTTGTTGGCCAATACGCAGTGCCCCACTACCTGGACGATTGAAGCTGATGTCCCCGTGAAGCACTGGCGAAAGGTCGCTCACTGGTTGACCCACCACTGTCAGTTACCTGTTTCCCCACTTTCTTAAGGAACTGCCCGTATGAAGACCCTCGATAAAATACCCCGCATCACGCCCAACGCCAAACAAGCACGAACCGAATACCAACAGTTGCTGACCTGGTTGTTGGCTCACTGTTACGGCCTGGAGCTTAACGACACGCCCTACCACGACGATCAAGCCATTGCCCAACAGATTGAGCATGGCATCACGGTACGGGAAACTATCAATGAACTGGTGGAGAAATTTGACCTGGTACGCATTGATCGCCCCGGTTTCAACCTGATGGCACAAGACCCCACCCTGAATGGTGGCGATATGTTACGCGCCCGCAGTGCGCTGGGACTACGCAGCCCGGTCATTCGCCGCCTGGCCTGACCATGCCCACTGACCTCACCATCATCTCCATACGCCAGACTTGCCGCTGGCGTTGTACATTAATAAGGACATTCAGCCATGAAAGACACCGTTCCTGATACCGATAACCACGCCAAGCTAAACACCAATGAAGATGGCATTCCTTCACCTGTCTGGGGCCTGCAATCTACTATCACACCACGCCTGGGAGCCCGGTTGGTCCAGCAGGGTAATCACCTGCATTTTCTGGCAGACCGTGCCGGTTTTGTCGGTACGTTCCCCCCTGATGCTCTTAAAAGGCTGGATGCCGCTTTCCCGGAGTTGATCGAACAGTTGGAGGCCTGTCTGCGGTCTGGCGAACTCGATCAACGCCGTCAGCATTGCGTCACCGTCCAGCATGCCGGTTTTAGCTGTGAAGCTGATTCTCTCGGTAGTTTTGGCCACATCTATATCGCTGTTTATCAGACGGTATCCCCCTCTACTGGTGCGCACTCATGAGTATGACGTTAACCACTGAGCAGGGACTGGATATCCTTATTAGCTGGCTGCAAGACAACATTGACTGTGGCTCGTCACTTATTTTCGATAACGACGAGAATAAAACCGATTCCGCCACCTTGCTGCCTCTGGTTCAGCAAGCGCGGAACGCGGTTTGGGATCTTCGCCATCTCGGGCTGTTGTAAAACGCAACGTCTACCAGGCCCGTATTCAACTCTCACTCACATCAGCGCCAGCGCTTACCACCTGACGCTTGGCTTTTATATAAAGGAAAACAATAATGTCAGAACACATCGTTATTACCGAACCTGATGTATTGACCGGCCACACCGAGGTGATTTGCTCCACCAGCATTGAGCGCATCGTCACCAGTGGTACAGAAACCTAGAGAGCGATACTATCCCTACCATTAGCGAAGCCAACATACTCAGTACCTTTGAGCAACTGCATCAGAGCAAAGATGAGGTCTTTGAGCGTGGGGTGATCAACGTATTCAAGTCGCTTTCATGGGATTACAAGTCGAATCACCCTTGTCGGTTTGGCAAAAAAATTATTGTGTCCAATTTGGTCAGTTACAACCAATGGGGATTTACGCTGAATCACAGTTACAGGCGGGATCAACTGGCAGATCTTGAACGGATGCTGTTCCTGCTAGAGGGCAAGGCGATCCCGGACAACCGGAGGGATGTCACCGCTCGGCTATATGAGCATATCAGCGCCCATCGGCAAAAGACGGAAGTTTATGAAGATGAGTATTTTGCGATAAAATATTTTATGAAGGGTTCGGCGCACCTGACATTTAAGAAACCGGCGTTGATTGATAAGATGAACGATATCATCGCAAAACACTATCCAAGGACGCTAGCTACTTCACGATAATGTTGATTTGCGTCGATAAAATTTACTTACACCAGCCGTTACATAATTTTTAGCATCAGTAACTGTCGTTGATAAATTTATCGTAAGCTATTGATTTTTATGGTACGCCCTACAGGGTTCGAACCTGTGACCTACGGCTTAGAAGGCCGTTGCTCTATCCAACTGAGCTAAGGGCGCATTGGGATGCAGCAACCGGAGTTGCGGAGTGCGATTATACGGTCAGGGGTTACTGAGTCAATGCCTTTTCATGACCTTACGGCGTCAGCCGTGCTTTATGGTGATTTTTCAGCCATTGCTGCCGCCGTCCCTCGGCAAAACGTCTTTATTTCCCTTGTATTAGCTCCGGCAACAGACTCCCGCTGTAGTGAACCAGGCCGGATTCGGCCTGTTCGGGGAGCCGTTCCGATTGCTGTTGCCCTGCCGGGCGCTGCAGACAAATGCGGGCCGAGCGCACCACCGCATTGATATTTCCCCAGTCGGCATGCTCGGTAGTCAGCAGGTTGCAGGCGGTCACCAACGGTTGGTTTAGCGCGGCGCTGACCGGCGTGGCATTCAACGAGGCATGACCCATTTGCATCCACGCCAGCAGCATAAAACCAATCCCTCTGATATATCTCATACGTGCAACCTCCGGCACAGCGCACGCAGGCGTACTCGCCAGGAAGGCAGCGCTTTGTGCGCGGCGAGCTGGTGCAACGCCATCAACTGCGCCACGTCCGCCGGGTGCATTGATGAGTCGAACACCGTTTCGCCCACGTGTTTGGGCGGGTTAATCGGGCTGGCAATCTGCTGATGCCATGGGTGTAGCCGAGTGATGATCATCATGATTGTGGCTCCGTTAGCGCCTGCGGCTGGCGCGAATACCGCAGTGTGAATAGCCACAGCTTAAGTAGCGCAAGATAAAAAAGGCGTAGAGGATCATTCTGTTGGCATAAAAAAAGCGTAAATCCCCTCCGGCAAACAGCGTCGAACACGATTCAGCGCCTGACAGCGCGCTCCGCTTCTGACAAAATAGCGCCATCCCCGCTTTTCTTAATTGATGGATTTCCTCACTGATGTCAGCAAAGATTATTGATGGTAAAACGATTGCGCAGCAGGTTAGAAACGAAGTGGCTGAGCAAGTTAAACAACGTCTGGCCGCCGGCAAACGCGCGCCGGGCCTGGCAGTCGTGCTGGTTGGCGAGAACCCGGCCTCACAGATTTACGTCGCCAGCAAGCGCCGCGCCTGTGATGAGGTGGGTTTCCTCTCTCGCTCCTACGATTTGCCTGCCACCACCAGTGAGGCCGAATTGCTGGCGCTGATCGACAGGCTGAATGCCGACGGCGAGATCGACGGCATCCTGGTCCAGTTGCCACTGCCTGCCGGCATCGATAACGTCAAAGTGCTGGAGCGTATTCATCCGGATAAAGACGTTGACGGTTTCCACCCTTACAACGTCGGCCGTCTGTGCCAACGCTCGCCTAAACTGCGCCCATGTACCCCACGCGGCATCGTGACCCTGCTCGAGCGTTACAACATCGATACCTATGGTCTGAATGCCGTTGTGGTTGGCGCGTCCAACATCGTTGGCCGCCCGATGAGCATGGAGCTGCTGCTGGCCGGTTGCACCACCACCGTGACCCACCGTTTCACCAAGAACCTGCGTCATCACGTTGAAAATGCCGATCTGCTGATCGTCGCGGTCGGTAAACCGGGCTTTATTCCGGGTGATTGGATCAAACCAGGCGCGATCGTGGTGGATGTCGGCATTAACCGTCTTGAAAGTGGTAAAGTAGTCGGCGACGTAGAATTCGATGCCGCCAGCGAACGCGCGGCCTATATTACTCCGGTTCCGGGTGGCGTTGGCCCAATGACCGTTGCTACACTGATCCAAAATACCTTGCAGGCCTGCGAGGTTTATCACGACGTTCAACCTAAATAAGTAAGGCAGTATGGAAACTTTTAATCTGGATAATCACCCGCACGTCGAACTGTGCGACCTGCTCAAGTTCCAGGGCTGGTGTGAAAGTGGCGGTGCCGCCAAAGAAGTCATCGCCGATGGGCAGGTGAAAGTAAACGGCAAAGTAGAAACGCGCAAGCGCTGCAAAATCGTCGCCGATCAGGTGGTGGAGTTTAACGGCGGCAAGGTTGTAGTTAAGCCATAAGCCGTGCTCCATAAAAAAGGCGCTGAGTTAACCCTCAGCGCCTTTTTTGCTTTTCAGCCTAAAGCGAATTACTTACGGCGCCAGGTGGTTCCCTGCGGACCATCTTCCAGCACAATGTTCATCTCGTTCAAACGGTCGCGCGCGGCATCCGCCAGCGCCCAATCTTTGGCTTTGCGCGCGTCATTGCGCTGTTTGATCAGTGCCTCGATCTCCGCCACTTCACCGTCGTCCGCCTGTGCGCCGCCCTGCAGGAACAGTTCCGGTTCTTGCTGCAACAAGCCCAGCACCTTCGCCAGCTTACGCAGTTCCGCCGCCAGGCCGTTGGCTGCAGTCAGATCTTCCGCTTTCAGGCGGTTAACCTCGCGTGCCAAATCAAACAGCGCCGAATAAGCTTCCGGGGTATTGAAGTCGTCATCCATGGCTTCGCGGAAGCGAGCTTCAAACACTTCGCCACCGGCCGGTTGAGCGTTAACGTCGGTACCGCGCAGCGCGGTGTACAAACGCTCCAGTGCGGTACGCGCCTGTTTCAGGTTCTCTTCGCTGTAGTTCAGTTGGCTGCGATAGTGGCCAGACATCAGGAAGTAACGCACGGTTTCGGCGTCGTAGTAACCCAGCACGTCGCGGATGGTGAAGAAGTTATCCAGCGATTTCGACATTTTTTCTTTGTCGATCATCACCATACCGGAGTGCATCCAGTAGTTGACGTACGGGCCGTCGTGCGCACAGCTGGACTGGGCAATTTCGTTCTCGTGATGTGGGAACATCAGATCGGAACCGCCGCCGTGGATGTCAAAATGGGTGCCCAACTGCTTGCAGTTCATCGCAGAACATTCAATGTGCCAGCCCGGACGGCCTGCGCCCCATGGCGATTCCCAACTAGGTTCGCCCGGCTTGGACATCTTCCACAGCACGAAATCCATCGGGTTGCGTTTTACATCATCGATTTCTACCCGCGCACCGGCCTGCAGCTGATCCAGATCCTGGCGTGACAACAAGCCGTATTGCGGATCGCTGTCGATAGAGAACATCACGTCGCCGTTACTGGCCACGTAGGCGTGATCGCGATCGATCAGGCGCTGGGTGATCTCAACGATCTCGGCGATATGCTGAGTGGCGCGCGGTTCGATGTCCGGGCGTTCAATCAGCAGAGAATCGAAGTCGGCGTGCATCTCTGCCAGCATGCGCGTGGTCAGTTGATCGCAGCTTTCGCCATTCTCTGTCGCACGGCGGATAATTTTATCGTCAACGTCGGTAACGTTACGCACGTAGTTCAGCGAATAACCGAGGTAACGCAAATAACGCGCGACGACGTCGAAAGCAACAAAGGTACGCCCGTGGCCGATATGACACAGGTCATAGATGGTTACCCCGCACACGTACATGCCAACTTTACCGGCATGAAGGGGCTTAAATTCCTCTTTTTGACGACTCAGGGTATTAAAAATCTTTAGCATCGGGACATTCCGTGGTGTGCGTGATAACAAAAATAGTAATTAGGCGATTCACCCAGCAGCGTATTGAAACCCGAAGCCTGATCTAATGCAAGGTTAAGGCCGCGCTTTGCTAAGCTGAGAGGTGGAAAACGGTGAGAAATCAGCGATCGCCACTAATGTTATAATATAACAATTATCGTTTTACCACAGCCAGCGTGCGGTTTACCCGCTGCTGACTGATTAAAGGAGATATGTTATAACGGCGGTCTGATTGTTCACTCGATCCTTGTGACATCTCAATTCATCTTGTTAGGACTAAAACTATGGTTACTTTCCACACTAATCACGGCGATATCGTTATCAACACCTTTGCCGACAAAGCACCGGTTACCGTTGAAAACTTCCTGAACTACTGCCGTGAAGGTTTCTACAATAACACCATTTTCCACCGTGTTATCAATGGCTTTATGGTTCAGGGCGGCGGTTTTGAGCCAGGCATGACCCAGAAAGACACCAAAGCGACTATCAAGAACGAAGCCAACAACGGTCTGAAAAACACCATCGGTACCCTGGCAATGGCTCGCACCAACGATCCACACTCTGCGACCGCACAGTTCTTCATCAACGTGGCAGACAACGACTTCCTGAACTTCCGCGGCGAAAACGCGCAGGGCTGGGGCTACTGCGTATTTGCTGAAGTGGTTGAAGGCATGGACGTGGTTAACAAGATCAAAGCGGTGAAAACCGGCCGTAGCGGCATGCACCAGGACGTACCGGTAGAAGACGTCATCGTCACTAGCGTTACCGTCAGCGAGTAATCGCGGCTGCATGAACACGCTGTTCATCGCAGATCTGCATTTAAGCGCACAGGAACCGGCAATCACTGCCGGTTTTCTGCGTTTTTTGCGGCAAGATGCCATTCACGCCGACGCCCTGTACATTCTTGGCGACCTGTTTGAAGCCTGGATCGGTGATGACGATCCCGAGCCACTGCACGGCGAAATCGCCACGGCGCTGAAGGCGCTGCAACAGGCTGGCGTGCCCTGCTACTTTATCCACGGCAACCGTGATTTTCTGGTCGGCAAACGCTTTGCCCGTGCCAGCGGTATGCAACTGCTGCCGGAAGAGCAGGTGCTGAATCTGTATGGCCGAAAAATCCTTATCCTGCATGGCGACACGCTGTGTACCGACGATCAGGCCTACCAACAGTTTCGCCGCAAGGTACACAATCCGCTGATCCAAAAACTGTTTCTGGCCATGCCGCTGCGCTGGCGTCTTAAGATCGCGGCCAAAATGCGTGCCCGCAGCCAGCAGAGTAACCAGTACAAGTCGGACTCTATTATGGACGTCAATCCACAGGCGGTTGAGCAGGCGATGCTGCGCCACAAGGTTCACTGGATGATCCACGGCCACACTCACCGTCCGGCGGTGCATGAATTGGCATTGAGCAACGGCAAGGCCCACCGCGTGGTGCTGGGAGCCTGGCACGTTGAAGGCTCCATGATCAAAGTCAGTGCCGACGCCGTCGAGCTGATCCAATTCCCGTTCTAAGTTCCTGACTTGTCGCACAGGTAAAAAAATTCACGCTTTTGGCAATGAAAACCGGCGACGCAACCGTTTTCCTCGCCGTGCGCTCATGGTATGCTCTGTGCCCTCATTCGGCCTCCCGCCGCAGGCAACCGGCCGTCGTTTGTACAATACAGGAGCCTTACACCCATGGGAGCCAACGCCGCTTCAGCCACCCACGCTGGGGTTAAAATCGCAATTGTAATGGGATCGAAAAGTGACTGGGCCACCATGCAGTTTGCCGCCGAAGTCCTGACCTCGCTTGATGTCCCGTTCCATGTCGAAGTCGTTTCCGCTCATCGCACGCCAGACAAGCTGTTCAGCTTTGCCGAGCAGGCAACTGATAATGGCTTTGACGTGATCATTGCCGGTGCAGGCGGTGCTGCGCATCTGCCGGGCATGCTGGCAGCGAAAACGCTGGTTCCGGTGCTGGGTGTTCCGGTGCAAAGCGCCGCACTGAGCGGTGTAGACAGCCTGTATTCAATCGTGCAAATGCCGCGCGGTATTCCAGTGGGTACGCTGGCCATCGGCAAAGCCGGTGCCGCCAATGCTGCCCTGCTGGCAGCACAAATTCTGGCGCTGCACGACGCCGCGCTGGCACAACGCCTGGCCGATTGGCGTCAGGCTCAAACTGACGAGGTGCTGAACCACCCGGATCCGCGGGAGGAAGCATGAAGCCGGTTTGCGTACTGGGCAACGGCCAGTTAGGGCGCATGCTACGCCAGGCCGGTGAACCGCTGGGCATCGCCGTGTACCCGGTAGGCCTCGACGCCGAACCGGAAGCCGTGCCCTACCAGAACAGCGTGATCACCGCCGAAATCGAACGCTGGCCGGAAACCGCGCTGACGCGCGAACTGGCAACCCACAACAGCTTCGTCAACCGTGATATTTTCCCGCGTCTGGCAGATCGCCTGACGCAAAAGCAGTTGCTCGACCAACTTGGTCTGGCCACCGCGCCGTGGCAACTGCTGGCTGACGCCGCCGAATGGCCACAGGTGTTCGCGACTCTGGGTGAACTGGCGATCGTCAAACGTCGCGTTGGCGGTTACGACGGCCGCGGCCAGTGGCGTTTACGCCCTGGGCAAGAAGCCGAATTGCCGGCCGATGCCTATGGCGAATGTATCGTCGAGCAAGGGATTAACTTCTCCGGTGAGGTGTCGCTGGTTGGCGCACGCGGGCATGACGGTCAGTCGGTGTTCTATCCGCTGACCCATAACCTGCATGAAGAAGGCATTCTGCGCACCAGCGTGGCACTGCCGCAGCCCAACCCTGCCCTGCAACAGCAGGCGGAACAAATGCTGACGGCCATCCTTGATGAGCTGAACTACGTCGGCGTGATGGCGATGGAGTGCTTTATCGTTGGCGATCGCCTGTTGATTAACGAGCTGGCCCCCCGGGTACACAACAGTGGCCACTGGACGCAGAACGGCGCGTCTATCAGCCAGTTCGAACTGCATCTGCGCGCTATTCTCGCCCTGCCGCTGCCGAAACCGGTAGTGAGCACACCGTCGGTGATGGTCAACCTGATTGGCACCGCAGTGAATCCGCAATGGCTGGCGTTACCGCTGGTGCATCTGCACTGGTATGAGAAAGAGGTGCGTGAAGGTCGCAAGGTCGGGCACCTGAACCTGAACGATCCTGACGCCGCTGCGCTGCTGCAGACCTTGCAGGCACTGGCACCGCTGCTGCCGAGCGAATACCAAAGCGGTCTTGCCTGGGCGCAGCAAAAGCTGGCTTAAGCGTTTCCCCTTGCCAAAAGTTGTTTCATGGTAGGGGCGCTGCATGCCGCGCCCTATCATATAATCAACGGGTTAAGTCGGGGCGAACATGTTCGCCCCCTACCGGTTTAGCCTTTATGCAGGTTTGTTAACGGCGATAGCCCTGCGGATTTTTGCTTTGCCAGTTCCAGGTATCACGCATCATCACGTCAAGCCCGCGCTGCACTTGCCAGCCCAGCTCCTGTTTTGCCAACCCGGCATCAGCCCAGAAGGCAGGCAGGTCGCCCGCACGGCGCGGTAAAATCTGATAAGGAATGGTCACGCCCGAGGCTTTTTCAAACGCCCGCACCATTTCCAGCACCGAATAACCGACCCCGGAACCCAGGTTATAGGCTTTAAACCCGGCAATCTGCGCTAAATGATCCATCGCCGCCAGATGGCCCTGCGCCACATCCATCACGTGAATGTAGTCGCGCACGCCCGTGCCGTCTTTGGTTGGATAGTCGCCGCCAAACACGCTCAGAGTTTCCCGCTGACCGATGGCCACCTGCGCGATATAAGGCAGCAGATTATTGGGGATGCCACTCGGGTCTTCGCCAATCAGGCCCGACTCATGTGCGCCTACCGGGTTGAAGTAGCGCAGCGCGATAATCGAAAATGCCGGTTCAGCCCTGGCAAAGTCCTGCAGGACCTGCTCCACCATCCATTTGGAAGTGCCGTAAGGGCTGGTAGTGCCGCCAATCGGCATGTCTTCCCGGTAAGGTACCGGCGCATGTTCGCCGTACACCGTGGCGGAAGAGCTGAAGATAAACTGATGGACTCCCGCCTCGCGCATCGCCTCCAGCAACACCAAGGTACCGGCCACGTTATTCTGATAGTACTCCAGCGGTTTTTGGGTGGACTCCCCCACCGCCTTCAGGCCGGCAAAGTGGATCACCGAGGTAACGTTGTTTTCCTCAAAGATACGCTTCAGGCAACCGGCATCCTGTACATCTCCCCGATAAAACGTCGCGGCCCTGCCCGTCAGTTGCTCGACGCGGCGCAAAGACTCTTCGGACGCGTTGATCAAATTATCCAGCACTACCACATCTTCACCACGTTCCAGCAAAGCCAGCACCGTATGTGAACCAATGTAGCCGGCGCCGCCGGTCACCAGAATAGACATAATTTCCCCTTAATCAGTGTCAGGAGCGAAAGCCCGCCGTATCAGCGGGCCTCGCGTGCCTGGCTTACCGCTCAGCGTGAACCAATGTTACGTAACGGTTTACCGGCCATCAGATTGCGTTCGATATGTTCCAGAGAGATATTTTTGGTTTCCGGGATCAACGCCAGCGTGATGAAGATAAACACCAGGTTGAGCGCCGCATAGACCCAGAAGGTATAGGCGCTGCCCAGCGAATTAAGCATAGTCAGGAAGGTCGCCCCGACGATCATGTTGGCGATCCAGTTGGTGGCAGTGGAACAGGTGATACCAAAGTCACGGCCTTTCAGCGGTTGGATCTCAGAACACAGCACCCAAATCAGTGGGCCGGCGCTCATGGCAAAACCGACAATAAACATCAGCAACATGATAACGGCGAAGTATTGCTCGGCAGGCGAACTCATCCCCACATGCATCATCGTCCCCAGGGCCCCCATGCCCACCGCCATGACGATAAAGCCCAGCGTCAGCGTCGGTTTACGGCCCCAGCGGTCAACCAGCCCAATGGCGATGAAGGTGGCCAGCACGTTAACCAGGCCAACGATCACCGTACCCCACATCTGCTGTGCGGTACTGGCAAAACCCGCCAGACCAAAAATCTTCGGCGCGTAATACATGATGACGTTCATACCGGTGAACTGTTGCATCACCTGCAGCAATACGCCGAGAAAAACGGCACGACGGAAGTTTTTATTGTCTTTAAACAGCGACCAGCCGCTCTGTTTCAGCTTGAGGCTCTCACGAATTTCATTCAGTTCATGCTGCGCCTGGGCGCTGCTGTCACGCAGTTTCTCCAATACCTGACGCGCCTGCTCATGGCGGTTACGCGAAGCCAGCCAGCGTGGGCTATCCGGCAGGAAGAACACCCCAACC is part of the Serratia quinivorans genome and encodes:
- a CDS encoding Antirestriction protein: MNTHSTPPTASSQTNTLTATAVPNRQRLRFWPQHFGNIPQWLILEPHVFGWMDRLCTDYNGGSWHFYTLSNGGAFMAPESDERWSLFNGMNGNGAEMSAEAAGITACLMAFSHHACRTESEAMSDHFYRLREYALHHPDSRAIFSLID
- the ykfG gene encoding DNA repair protein RadC, with translation MKITLSPTAAEMSPGEQRTIRRALNLLAKQLREPGVAFTSTSVTRDWLRLHLTGLEREIFVVLWLDNQNRLLAQETLFTGTINSTTVHPRELVKSAMKHNAASAVLAHNHPSQLAEPSQADRQITDRIKTALELVDVRVVDHLVVGGLDIVSFAERGWL
- the ykfI_1 gene encoding Toxin YkfI produces the protein MKTLDKIPRITPNAKQARTEYQQLLTWLLAHCYGLELNDTPYHDDQAIAQQIEHGITVRETINELVEKFDLVRIDRPGFNLMAQDPTLNGGDMLRARSALGLRSPVIRRLA
- the yfjZ gene encoding Putative antitoxin YfjZ, which codes for MKDTVPDTDNHAKLNTNEDGIPSPVWGLQSTITPRLGARLVQQGNHLHFLADRAGFVGTFPPDALKRLDAAFPELIEQLEACLRSGELDQRRQHCVTVQHAGFSCEADSLGSFGHIYIAVYQTVSPSTGAHS
- a CDS encoding Enterobacterial protein of uncharacterised function (DUF957), with product MSMTLTTEQGLDILISWLQDNIDCGSSLIFDNDENKTDSATLLPLVQQARNAVWDLRHLGLL
- the folD gene encoding Bifunctional protein FolD, whose translation is MSAKIIDGKTIAQQVRNEVAEQVKQRLAAGKRAPGLAVVLVGENPASQIYVASKRRACDEVGFLSRSYDLPATTSEAELLALIDRLNADGEIDGILVQLPLPAGIDNVKVLERIHPDKDVDGFHPYNVGRLCQRSPKLRPCTPRGIVTLLERYNIDTYGLNAVVVGASNIVGRPMSMELLLAGCTTTVTHRFTKNLRHHVENADLLIVAVGKPGFIPGDWIKPGAIVVDVGINRLESGKVVGDVEFDAASERAAYITPVPGGVGPMTVATLIQNTLQACEVYHDVQPK
- the ybcJ gene encoding ribosome-associated protein, whose amino-acid sequence is METFNLDNHPHVELCDLLKFQGWCESGGAAKEVIADGQVKVNGKVETRKRCKIVADQVVEFNGGKVVVKP
- the cysS gene encoding Cysteine--tRNA ligase — its product is MLKIFNTLSRQKEEFKPLHAGKVGMYVCGVTIYDLCHIGHGRTFVAFDVVARYLRYLGYSLNYVRNVTDVDDKIIRRATENGESCDQLTTRMLAEMHADFDSLLIERPDIEPRATQHIAEIVEITQRLIDRDHAYVASNGDVMFSIDSDPQYGLLSRQDLDQLQAGARVEIDDVKRNPMDFVLWKMSKPGEPSWESPWGAGRPGWHIECSAMNCKQLGTHFDIHGGGSDLMFPHHENEIAQSSCAHDGPYVNYWMHSGMVMIDKEKMSKSLDNFFTIRDVLGYYDAETVRYFLMSGHYRSQLNYSEENLKQARTALERLYTALRGTDVNAQPAGGEVFEARFREAMDDDFNTPEAYSALFDLAREVNRLKAEDLTAANGLAAELRKLAKVLGLLQQEPELFLQGGAQADDGEVAEIEALIKQRNDARKAKDWALADAARDRLNEMNIVLEDGPQGTTWRRK
- the ppiB gene encoding Peptidyl-prolyl cis-trans isomerase B, which translates into the protein MVTFHTNHGDIVINTFADKAPVTVENFLNYCREGFYNNTIFHRVINGFMVQGGGFEPGMTQKDTKATIKNEANNGLKNTIGTLAMARTNDPHSATAQFFINVADNDFLNFRGENAQGWGYCVFAEVVEGMDVVNKIKAVKTGRSGMHQDVPVEDVIVTSVTVSE